cacactcttgagcaatcttcactctatctcactcgctacccttacaacaaacccacctaaatacagggttactaaatgcttaattacaagcaaatttggcacggaataaagccaattagatggttgaataaattcaaccttacactatgCACACACCATCATTTGATGGTATAGGTCTCACAGTTGtttaatccatttaataaaGCTCAATATTAATTTGACTATTATTAGTTGCCTCCAAAGCTGTGCTTGTGAGTGAGATGTTCATTGCAGTAGAGTCTCTAATGGAACCTTTACCTATTTCCATGTttgtctcccccttttttttgttgaaaacacaCCTCAGTAGCCACTAAGTTACAATGAACCCTTTTCAGTTCttgctttattaaataaaatttcttttagagtGTGATGTCAAGTACGGGAAcaagcaaaagcaaaaggaaGGAACTTTACACTTCGATTAAAGAAGGGAAATTCTAGTACTGATGGGTGGCAGGGCTTGTTTAGGGGTAATTGGTAATTGGGTACCTTTTAATTTTAGAGCTATGTTTTAGTGTTCTAGAATGGTGTTTTTTGTGGTGCTTAATTGATTGTTTGGTTTGCATTCTGCTTTGTTCATTTGTTGGTTTACTTTGTTTGATTTAGACATTGAATCTCACCTTGGTTGGTTGGTTAGGTTGCTTATACAATTTGCAACTATGTGTCTTTTATGTTTATGCCTTGCAGCCATGAACGTtaggttgtttatattttagtgttttactttaactcttccttgatatGATTAAATCGATTAAAAATCAGTGTATATAGATGCATGATGTATAATTCAGTTTAGCAAttatatgttttcaattttctgtgAAATCTCTCTTTCACTCTGTCTCTCTGTATTTGTTTCTGTGAGTTTGTTGTAGAACATTCAATTACTTGCCTGTGTTTACTTGCAAAAGCCAAGCTTTTCTTCACTATTACTTGCTTGTGTTTACTTGCCTGTGTTTACGTGTCTAACATGATTGCATGCGTGTCAGATATGCAGCAAGTGGGAAATGTGGATCCTGGACCAACGGTTGGTACACAGTTGACGCGGCAGCCGGTTCATCGATCCACGCTGCTTTGGGAGACGCCAGCCGGTCAGGTGTGTAGTTGTACTGAACTTTGGACATGTCgaaatcatttaattttatttttgtagggtTCTTTGATTCTTAGCAAATAGACGTTGGACATGGTAGAATGTTTTGGTTTACGCAGAATTGTATTTAATCCAAAGAGAAAATGGCATGAAGCATAAATAATCAAGAACATTGTATGGAGCAGAAATGTTCAAAGTCAGTACATGTCATTTAGAAGCTATagtaatcaataaaaaattgaatccgCTACTATTCTTTTTTCCAAACATGCGCACACAATTACGCGTGGCTACACATAAGACAACTAACGACCTTGATTCCTAATTCCCTACTCCATTTGACATAGTGAGGCACtttgttcattcatttcaaaacaTGATGCCCATCACCTTAATGCTAATTTTAAACAATGTCATTGATGTTGAATTTGATCCTATCTGCTATTGAGGTAGAGCGAATAAGCAATTAACATTGTAACTAACGTTTTGCAAAATGTTCGGGACTAACTAGTTAGCCTACTGTTTcttgcatattattattatgtagcATTGTTATAGTTATTTCGTGTGCACTATCCTAAGACAATGCTCTTTCGTGTGCAGGTAGTGCCAGGCGTGCTAAACTGCAGACGCCGAAGTTGCAAGTTACCCGAGCATGGGCTTGACCCACGGATTGCTCGGTACATAACTGAGGCGGGTTTTGAAGGGTTATTCAAGGTCCCAAACTTGGAAATGGATCATGCGTTGATCACAGCACTAGTTGAGCGTTGGCGTCCGGAGACGCACACATTCCACCTACCGCATGGAGAGATGAGCATCACCTTACAAGATATTGAGGTGATGCTAGGGGTTCCTGTTGATGGGTTGCCAATTACTGGGGCTGTGAAGATGGATTGGCCTACGTTGTGTCTTGAGTTATTGGGTCATCGTCCACCAGACCTGATACCGCATCCCCATGAGAACACCTCTATCCTTGCTGGGGCGAGGCTCAGATTCACGTGGCTGGATGCACTATTTAGTGGGCCCCTAGCTGCGGATGCTACTGATGAGGTAGTGCAGCAACATGCGCGCTATCACATACTCGATCGGTTGGGGACGATTTTGTTTATGGATAAGTCGGCAGACCGGGTGTCGGTGCTGCCTCTACAGTTCCTAAACCCAATCAGCAACGCGAAGAGGAACAGTTGGGGTAGTGGGGCATTAGCCTGGTTGTACAGGCACTTATGCAAGGCATCGGAGTCGAAGGCGAAGCAAATTGGTGGAGCAGTGATGTTGGTGCAGCTGTGGGCGTATTCGAGGTTCCCATTGATATGCCCTGTTATGAGGTTGCCACTACCGCCAGTGGAGGCAGGTCCCCTTGCCAATCGGTATGTCATTTGAGTAGTTTGATACAATTGTCAagtactattatttttttcaataaatgtttGGTATGATTTGTGGTGCCTACGTATATTTGTAAGACTGTGTTGCTTCTATGATTAAAGCATGCTATTTTGCGAAAGACAAATTTCTTCACCTTATGTCAATCATTATatttgcattattattattttggttagtCTGATTCCAATTTAAATTCCAATATCTTACTACATTTAGTTAATATTAGAAATGCTAAAATGTATTGGCGATGCTAAAGCATAGTTGTTTTGGCCAATGTCCTTTTCTGCCTGGTAGTAGTTCTGAATTTGCAAGATAATTAGGGCCATAACctagccaagagccttgtagtttaATTGGCACCTCCTAGTGTTTCCGACGTAGAcatccaaggttcaaatcccccacTCCAACTatgaaattatcaaaaaataaaaaatagaatcagGGCCATAACTTAACTTTACCCTATGCTTAACTATTTTTATATGGTAAGACGAATAAGTATATATCACACCTCTAATACAAAAGAAGATAGAAGAGATTAAATCATATACTTTCAACAAATCCCTAAGTCAAGAATCTCTCTATGTCTAgatctttctaatttttagtaaaataagtggTGGAAACCCATAATGATGGTTGGATATCATAGATAACCTTGGGTTTTCACTTCTCAGATGGTTTGGGTTTAATATTCCTCCTTCAAATTTCAATCTAATGtatttttgataattgtgtTTAGAAATGAAGtattggttttttggttttcaaaaatCATTCATCATAGAATATACATAAATTGATATATGAGATGTACATGAGTCAAGAGCTCCTTGGCACTAATTGTAGGACTTGGCTAACCAATATGCATCACGGTGGGTTAGTAAGAGCttagaaattaatttaaatCCTCTTAGCTTTTCCATCGATGATTGTTATTCTTGGAATTCCTTTATCTCAGTCTCTAGATTGGGTGGTAGAATATTTTTCTGCCGTATGTCATTGTTGTTTAGTCTAAAGGTTAAAGACCTCATGAATTATTTGGTATCACTTTTGATGTGTAGCATAAACATTTTATGTGGATTGGTAGTTGCATACATTGCCAAGTAAATGGTTATGAAGGTAATGGAAGTTCTGgtaactttgattttttttttttttttgggttgatggTAACTTTGATATGTTAATGAAGCTATAGGCctatttcaaatcaaaattgcCTCTATTAGCTTAGGGACTGGCCTCTTGTCCTAAAAGGGTCCATGGTCATGAGATGCTTACTAATGCCATAGGTTCAATCTGCCTTTTGTAGCTTCTAATGCAGCATTTGAGGAGACAACTGCAAATAGATTTTAAACTTTGGTAGAATGAATTCAgtccaaataaatttttttgactacattcttttgagaaataaattttGGTATCATGCTAAAACTCTTACTAGAAAGTAATTATACTAAATGAAATTATGTACGGTTATGTCATTggagaatttatattttgtcaaaaaaataatataaaatagtatTCAATGTGACAATTTCTCCAATTTCTCTATAATGATCCACAATTTCTATAATTGCTCTACTACCCGGTGAAGGACAAATACCAAACCAACCccaaccaaattatccaaatcccAACTTTATCCACCACCGTGAACGACCCATATTCCCTAATCACAAGTTGGTTTTGTGATTGTGGGGTTCCATTGTCGAATCAAAATGTTACAAATGAAAAGGgtaaagaaaattcaagaaattgaaGATACATTCACATGGAGTTAGTCACCATTTCTATCTAGTTTCCAATATGCTGTCTTCTGTCCAAAGCTGAACCCATTGAGAATACAGTAAATCAAACAGGGCAGGGAGACAATAATTCCAAATCCTGCAATTGCCTAACATAGATAGGGTACTAATGCACTACTTTACCCCTAACATCCAAATAATCACTAACCCTAGCATGTTTGTTAGCTGCAATTTGGAAAGGATCATAAACTAACGTAAACTAACCAATTAAAAGACTTGTTCCCACACCATGCATCAAGCCATATACCCTCACCATCATGCCATccccaatttgaaatctaataaaTTTATAAGACTCCCAAAACCTGCTCTTATTCTTTTCCACAGTCCCACTCCGTGTGGAAATTCTACTCCGTCTGTAGTCCACTGGGAATCTTGCTCATATTTAATTCTTAGAAGGCATCTCCACAATTGGTCATTTCCCTGAGTAAAGCACCATATTCACTTATCCAACAATGCAAAGTTGAAGGAGCTTAAATTTTTAAAGCAGACCAGAGCGGCCAGTGGACTACAGACCAGTGAACTGGGACCTAGACTGGTATGGTCCACattaaaaaaccaagaaaaaattgGAAGGGCTCAAAACCAGTCAAACCGCTTCCTGGTTTTGATcagtttgattagttttggccccttttttaattactaaatttttttattctcttacaaaagaaaaccttgtatattatttttttgataagtaacaatctaatatatatatatatatatatatatataaataacccTTATATGTTAGGTTTACACATAAACTAGCCCAACATTAAAAACTAAAGAATGTCAGGCCCTTGCAAAAACTAAACAATGTATTCATGTTTGAAATTCTTGATGGAGAGGTATTTATTGAGGAGGAAGTATAGTATcccctttcatttcaatctggGACTTTCAATAAGTCTTTCTTACAAAACAATAAGCCCCTCATTGATTttgacttgtttttatttttatttttttaaattggtaaGTTATAGGTGCACCCAATGGGAAtccaagattgaaaaaaaaaaaaaagatattaagaatGCTTGTAGTAATAAAGGAGCCACTCTTTTTCTGTCTTTCATTCTAGAGAAGAAAAGTTCCAAATTTagcatgatattttttattttttatttttttgatatataacgttagaactttttattaaagaatAGGCAACCCAAGTACACTGAAAATGTACTACAGTGGCATGAATATTTGCATGATAATTATTTGGAATCTATTATTTGCATGATAACTAATGAGCATTGTTTGAAATTATATGTTTACTAGATGGAAGGGGCCGAAGAGCACGACAGAGCATGCGACACATGTGCTAGTTGCGTATCGTGCGTCACTGTCGAGTATACGGGCACACCAGGTATTCTACCGCTTCATGTCACAAGTGATACTGTTTGTTCTATCGTGCTTCACGTTGTCCACATATGATCGTCGAGTGATACTGTTTGTTCTAATTGAAGTGCAAAGAATAATATGTTAACTCATAAATCCAGCACTATAAGAAATTCTTGGAGAAGAATTACGTTTAATTTTGATTGTGAATCAATGTCTGAGAGTCTAAATTATATATCAGGATTTTCTCAAGTCACCTTCACTTTATCCGACAAACAAATCTTTGCCAAACTTAGAGATAATTAGTGGGGAACCACATTCATGCATATCATGATTCATgaccataaatataaaattattggaAATTCAATGATACATAAAAAGTAAGCATGCATGCTATAATTGTAGACAGATTACTGATGGCAACTTATAGCTCGAGCCAATAAAGGAATACGTATACAGATAAGAAAATGTTTTCGATGACATGAAATAACAACTCTATCTAAGAAAGAACTCAAATCATACATAGGTATAAGGTGACAGCCATAATTAATAAGTAATTCTCTCCTTGATCATATTTTCTGATTCAAGCATCATAGCTTTTTATTATGTGGCTGCCACACTGGTAGCACTCTGAGCTTCTCTTATTGTTGGCAGGCATCTTATTGTTGACCATTTCTGCAGGTTGTCTGGGAGCCCTACAGCGATGTCCTAGAGTTGTTGCCCCCATATTGCACTGCCGGCCGACAAATATGGAGGGCCGATGTGCCATTGATCTATTTTTGGATAGTAAAGGATCATCATCCCGAACGTGTCTTTCGTCAGTTCGGGATGAAGCAAGTGCCACCGGATATTGTAGATACGTCCGTTCATCTCCACAAAATCTCCCTCCAAGGTAAACTAGATAAGGATTGGGTGCAAGAGCATGCTGTCTACATTGACCGATGGGCCCATAGAGAGGAACATATTGCTGATGTACCAGCATTGGATGGGGACACGACATACCTTGCTGCTTACATGGAGTCGTACCGAAAGACGACGAGACGGTACATTACACGCGACTCGGTGTATTGGGAAATCATGGTAAGGCAACAATTCGATTCTTCTTTTATGGATTGACAATATATGTGTGTTGCTGCATGCATTATGAGAATTTATTGATTCATGGAGTCATTGGATCAATATTTTGATATTCATTTTAGAGAACATTTCATTTTAGAGAACATTTTCATATTCATTAgggtatatttatttatttttaggtttgaCAAATTGTTTTTGAACATGCGGTAATGAGTACCAATTAGTTATGGATACTTTAAAGTACCGTCCCTAGCTAGCTTGGTGTTTTCCTCGGAAAACCCAGTCCATATCTTGCAAAAGTTGATTGAATTACACAGaattgtaggattttttttatcataatgGGCTTCCTAAAAAAtttcttgagagagagaagaggaagaaagtaACCTaatcttttttcccccttcttttgagataaaaattctacatgaacctaatttaagtgtagtaaatttgtggagtgaccatcacaccaagaGTGTGTAGTGGTAAGTTACTTGGTCATGTTAATTTACAACgaaaaatttggtcaaataaCAGTGAATCAAAGTTGCATTTTAAATTAGTACTCATgatagaatttaataattaatcattGGCTTTTTCCTAGCTAGGAGCTCATTGATGTGGTTGTTGTAATATCACCCCACTTAGTTTTCCATATGAAATTTGCCCTAAAACTGAGATTGTTAGAGGCATGGTATGGTCACAAAAGTAAGCGGCCACACTATATAAGTGGAGCAGTCTCATTGAATTAGTATAACCGGGTTGGGTTTAGCACATCTATGGATTATCATAAATTTGGGTTTGGTCCATAGACAAAGAGAATATGATATTGCAACACGATTGGGATTATGGCCAGCCCTGTTCCTCATAGTTAGGGCCCAACCCATTATTGGttaatttacatttatttaggaaaacaaatgtaataatgatattgtttgtaCCTCTGATTCTTTAAAAAGACTagacaaatatttaaaaaaggaACTAGCCAAATACTTTATACTGCAAACTTTGTTGCACATTTTATAACATTGGGTTCCATTGCAATGTCTACTTTTACTCCAACctattatatattctttttacgACTTATGTTAGTAGGTCCATAGACTAGAAGGGTTCTCTTGTCTGGTACCCATTTTATACAATTCATATATTGCTCATCAAATAGAAGAAAAGTAATTAAGGGATTCTTTTTCTACAGATTTTGATATCATATAATTAGGTTATGCCAAATTcgttatataaaaaatactaatcagTGTATGACTCAGCAGTCGGTAGAATACTTAATAATCGCATAACATTGCATGATTTGCACTTTGAAATAAACTAACATAAACCTTTTCATTCACTTTTATAGTCTCATTTTAGTGGGGCAAGCATAAGATGACACAACTCTCAAGACTCAAGCAAATCCAAACTCGCATTTGATCGAACACTATAATTCTTGGTGAAAGACCATCTTATATAGTATCTTACTAAATTATTGACATGACCTTCGCCAATAATATGCAAACAAAATGTTAATGCTGTCATCAAACAAGTAAAGCCTTCTCTGGTTCCTTAAGATTGTCTTTTGTCTTGTTTCTTCATTTAGTTTTTAAAGACATTGCAATAGTGTGCGATACCTtggaatattgtaaaaatgataATTGCAAGTAGGATTAGCTCTTTCAATATCTTATAGATCGCAATGCTTTTTTCACGGGTATGCATAACCCCAAATTTGGTTCGTGTTAGTCTCATTAAATATTAATAGTATATAATTTCAACGACAACCTATTTGGGggacaataaaaattatatatatataaattatttgttaaaaaaaaaaaaaaaagataaaacagaTTTAGTGCTTTGGACTTAAAGGCCTAGTGTTGCACAACACAAAACTAAACAAAGAAGTTTTAACGGGACTCCTTTATTTCGCAGGTTGAGTCCACTGTGGAATTACTATTGCAATGCGAACCAAACTCCGCAATGTACAACCACCTGAAGAGGACGCTGGATCTTGTCGGAGAGATGAGCCGAGCGGCATTGGAGAATGCGCGTGCCACGGTGACTGAGGCGAGCACACAGGCCACAGGCCGTGGTGGGGGAGGTCGTGGGTCTAGAGGGCGTGGACACAGTGGAGGTCATGCATACAGTGGAGGTCGTGGAGGTGGTCACGAGGATGACGATGTCTTGGGTAACTTCCAACTCTAATACCTTCAATTCTTACTGACTTTAACTTCTACTACTTTCAGTTGTAATTTATTTAGAGGACATATTATAGTAGCAAAGTATATATTGTTTGGTAACATGTTTTTAGTGTTAATTTTCACTTCCTTCTCATAATTATGGTATAATTAGTAGCGTTACAATGTTCTGCAATTATCATAAAAATTAAGACTAAGCACTTTAAATATTAACCAATGGGAATAAGCACTTTTTTCTTCCAAGcgatatatatatgtattgaaatgTAAGACATGCAAACTTGTTTCATTCATTCCTTATCAACTACAATCACAATGCTATTATCCACTTTTAACATATACACATCAATGCTAATATATTATGCTTATGTATGAAAACAAAAGTCCagcaaaatcattttttcatcGTATAAAGCACAGACCACTATGGATGCCAATGTAattccttttaaaaatattgctaCGCGACCATGAACATAAAATTAGCATTATATGAGGAAATTCAAAGTTGTGATCACACTATGACGTTCataaaattagagtttaaaaaatagtaataataacaaTGATAGAGTATAAACAAGTAAACAAAGCTGGACTTTGTAATTCAAaggttttgttttataaattttattattatagttaATTTAATATGCCAATAAtgaattaaaaacaaagttttattagattttaCCAACAAAACAAGGTTTATATGTAACTCGTCTAGGTGGCGTAAGTATTAGTTTTATTGGGAAGGGTTTACACTAGACAATAGTTATTGGATTCTATGAACGACATGCACTAGGTGCGGGTCAAGCGATTGCTTACGCATTTGGCCCTTGTCTGATGTTGGGTTTGCACTTTACAATAGGGTTTACACCGTATTCACTTGGCCCTTGGTTACACTTCACATTTTGAATCTTCTGTTAGAAACaatgttttattgttattgtatcATCTTTGTAACTGCTATGTGTTTTCAAGTCTGCTCTACCTTTGTTTTTGGACTTTGTTGTCTTCCATTCTCAGTTGAATGAATACAGAgtgttgaaataaagaaaaaacaaaaaaacaaaaacagtgaAAACTGATTTTTATGAACATTTTGTAATAATTGATAGTGGAAGTAATATTTCTCCAGTctcagttagaaaatttttccatCCTAAAACGCCAACTTCATTTCTTAAATGTTATTGTTAAAGttgaaataattattgtatgaaaaaattggcttttgcccctttcaaaaaaacaatctaGCATTTTACCGTAttttccaaattaattaggAAATGCCCCTCTGTTTAAAGTCGATTT
This DNA window, taken from Quercus robur chromosome 2, dhQueRobu3.1, whole genome shotgun sequence, encodes the following:
- the LOC126702383 gene encoding serine/threonine-protein phosphatase 7 long form homolog; translated protein: MIACVSDMQQVGNVDPGPTVGTQLTRQPVHRSTLLWETPAGQVVPGVLNCRRRSCKLPEHGLDPRIARYITEAGFEGLFKVPNLEMDHALITALVERWRPETHTFHLPHGEMSITLQDIEVMLGVPVDGLPITGAVKMDWPTLCLELLGHRPPDLIPHPHENTSILAGARLRFTWLDALFSGPLAADATDEVVQQHARYHILDRLGTILFMDKSADRVSVLPLQFLNPISNAKRNSWGSGALAWLYRHLCKASESKAKQIGGAVMLVQLWAYSRFPLICPVMRLPLPPVEAGPLANRWKGPKSTTEHATHVLVAYRASLSSIRAHQVVWEPYSDVLELLPPYCTAGRQIWRADVPLIYFWIVKDHHPERVFRQFGMKQVPPDIVDTSVHLHKISLQGKLDKDWVQEHAVYIDRWAHREEHIADVPALDGDTTYLAAYMESYRKTTRRYITRDSVYWEIMVESTVELLLQCEPNSAMYNHLKRTLDLVGEMSRAALENARATVTEASTQATGRGGGGRGSRGRGHSGGHAYSGGRGGGHEDDDVLGNFQL